The DNA region GGTGAATAAAGAGGTAAAATTAGATGATTACTGAGATTCAACAGAATTCGCAATTTACTTTGATGCAGCCGGCACAATCAACAGCCGAGTTGGTTAATGGGGTTGGAGATAATCGACCCACTCAAATTCGTATTCGCATCCGAGTTTCTCAAAAATATTATCACGAGCCGGTGATTTCTCACTTGATTTCTGAGTACAGCTTGAATGTAAATGTCAATGCAGCACTACTCGCGGCAAATACTCCAACTGATGGTTGGTTTGATTTAGAACTGCGGGGAACGAACAAGCAAATTCAACGCGCTCTCATCTACCTCAATCAACTTAATGTACAAATCTGGAGTCAATCGACTGATCCAGAAGAAGAGAATTGGTGATGTGCTGATGTATGAACGGAATGCTTACAATTTTTCGCTTGATTTGGCTGCCGGCACTTCTGCACCTGTTGTTTTGACTGCGCCTTCTATCAATGGCTAAGTTTTAGCTATTGATTAAAAAAAGCGCTCCTCAAAATGGGGGCGCTTTTTTGTTGGCTTGTTTCCACTGTATGTTTGCTTTTTTTAGAGAAACCACAGATGGATATAGATGGTATAGAAGTATTTGAAATTTGGGCAAAAGCTTTATTTTTGGACGGTTCTTTCTGCTGTCCAATGCCGGTTTGAGGATGAATAAACTTTGACATCTTTGAAACCGGCATCTTTTACTATCTGATTCACCTCTTCTAAGGTAAAGGCAGCATTTAGGGAATCCCGAAATAATTTTTTCTGATGCGCGTTACAATCAGTGGCGTACCTATTAACTAAGGTATCCATAATTTTTTCATCAGCCGGTCGAAATAAGTCTCGCAGAAAAATAGCACCGGCAGGCTTTAGCACCCGTTTGATTTCTCTAAAAAACGGCAGCGGATCGGGTAAGTGGTGAACGATGCTATTTGAAATCACCATATCGAAGTGATGATCTAGATAAGGCAATTTTTTGGCATCAACTAATTCCAATTGAATGTGCGATTGTAAACCGGCTTTCTCTACATTCTCTGACCCAACTTGCAGCATATTTTTTGAGAGATCAATGCCGATAATTTGCCAATGCGGGCGCATTTGACTGATTAAAATGGGAATGCGGGCTGTTCCGGTGCCGGCATCTAAAATAAGCCCTGCCGGTGGCCCTATTTCAACTGCATTTTGGGCAAAGGCTGTATTCACTCCTGTAAAGTCCATTGCGTCATACTCAATGGCTTCTTCCCAGGTATCCATCACTTCCGCTTCCAACACTCGCTGCATAAGTCTCTCCCTGAGGAATTTTAGATGTCAAACGGATTGTTCGCAGGCTCTGACTGCCGGCATTTCAGCTTTGTGCGCTCCTTTTGATAGCAATCAATCATAATTGGAGACAAGCCGTTATAATACAGTTAAGCGTAGTCGTTATGAGTTCGTAAAAAGCCCTATGACAAACCCAACTGTAGAAAATTTGGTGATTATTGGCTCTGGGCCAGCCGGCTACACAGCAGCTATTTATGCCGGTCGTGCCAACCTGAAGCCGGTCGTCTTTGAAGGCTATCAAATGGGTGGCATCCCTGGAGGCCAACTGATGACGACGACGGAAGTTGAGAACTTTCCCGGCTTTCCAGAAGGCATCACCGGCCCTGCATTAATGGATCGGATGAAAGCGCAGGCGCAGCGCTGGGGTGCTGAGCTATACACCGAAGATGTCATCTCTGTTGACTTGAGCCAGCGTCCATTTACGGTGCGTTCTGAGGAACGGGAAGTCAAAGCTCATACCATTGTAATCGCCACCGGCGCGACGGCGAAACGCTTAGGATTGCCCAATGAGCGTGCGTTTTGGAGTAACGGCATCTCAGCTTGTGCGATTTGTGATGGTGCTACGCCAATTTTTAAAGGCGTTGATTTGGCAGTCATTGGTGCCGGCGACACAGCAGCGGAAGAATCCATTTATCTCACAAAGTATGGAACTCACGTTCATTTGCTAGTGCGCTCAGATAAAATGCGGGCGTCTAAAGCCATGCAAGACCGCGTTTTAAGCAATCCTAAAATTACCGTTCACTGGAACACAGTAGCCGTTGATGTTCTGGGTAAGGATGGCGGCCACATGAACGGAGTGAGGCTTAAAAATACCGAAACTGGCGAAGAAAGCGATCTGCCGGTGAAGGGTTTATTTTACGCCATCGGTCACACACCGAATACGCAAATTTTCAAGGGTCAGTTAGAACTCGATGAGATCGGTTATGTTGTCACCAAGCACGGTTCGGTGGAAACCAGTGTTGAAGGGGTTTATGCGGTTGGTGACGTGCAGGATCATGAATTTAGGCAGGCGATCACTGCTGCCGGCAGCGGCTGTATGGGGGCAATGTTAGCAGAACGCTGGCTCTCACTACACGGTTTGGCGCAGGAGTTTAAACAAGCAGAAGAATCTGGAAAGCCGGCTGAACCAACGAATGAGAAACAGGCTGATACAGCAGACACATTCGATCCAGAAGTGACGCATCATGCCGGTGGTTTTGCTTTGCGGAAGCTTTTCCATGACAGTAATCGCTTGATTATGGTTAAGTATGCCTCGCCCACCTGCGGCCCGTGTCACACACTCAAGCCTATTTTACATAAGGTTGTGGATGAGTTCGATGGCAAGATGCACTATGTTGAAATTGACATCGAGGCAGATCCAGATATTGCTCAAAATGCCGGTGTCACCGGCACGCCAACGATTCAGTTTTTCAAGAACAAAGAATTGCTGGCAGAAATGAAAGGCGTTAAGCAAAGAAGCCAATATCGGCAAATGATTGAAAGCCATTTGTAAGGATGGCCGGTTGTTAGGGCACACTCATGAGTGTGCCTTTCTTGCTTTTTAATTAGATAAAAAATACATAGTATCTCAAAAGCAAATAGATAAAGTTAAACTGTTTTTATATATAACCTAGCGTTTAGGAAAAGCTTGATTGCTCATCCAAAGTTTTATGAAAATGTCTAAGTGGCTATCTTTCCTTGCTTTAACATTAAGTTCCTTGCTGCTGGTGGTTAGCTGCCAAAGCCAGACATTAGATATAAAAAATCTCAACCGTGGCACCGGCACGCAAATTATCGTCATAGGTGACAGTATTGCTTCGGGCTATGGCGTGCCACCGGAAGCCGCATTCCCCAGCGTTTTGAGCCGGCAACTCGGTGTACCCATTGTCAATCAAGGTGTTAGCGGCAATACAACGGCAATGGGATTAAATCGGTTACAAACGGATGTGATCGCCGGCAGCCCTTGGTTAGTCATTGTAGAGCTTGGCGGCAACGATTTTTTGCAAAAATTGCCGAAACCAGAAACCGAAAAAAATCTGCGCGAGATTGTTACCTCTGTGCAAGAGTCCGGTGCAATTGCCGTCTTATTGGGCATCGAACTGGGTATTTATGTGGATGAATACAAGGAATTGTATGAGAGAGTAGCGCAAGATACAAAAGCTCATCTCATTCCTCAAGTTACTAAGGGAATTTTGGACAATCCGCGCTACCGGCAAGATGATATTATCCATCCAAATCAGGCAGGACATCAGCTTTTAGCCACCCGCATCGCCCAACAGTTAAAGCCTTTATTAGAAAAAGCAACTTGGCCTCCAGCATTGTTAAAATTTCAAGACAATATTAAGAAGCCCTAAGCGTCAGCCACCCCTATCCCCAGCCGCGTGATAAAGTAGAATATTGTTCCTTAATCCCCACTTCAGTTTCAATTTTTCTGAAAGCACTCTTTGTTCCTGAAGAGAAAAAACGAGTGGCTTTTGCGGTGGCTGTAGAGAATTCGGTTAACGGCAATTTGTCCTGTTATAGTTTCATTTTCTTATGAACGATTCGATTCGTTTCCTCATGTGCGCCCCCGACCATTACGACGTGGATTATGTGATTAATCCTTGGATGGAAGGGAATATCCACAAATCCTCACGAGATCGTGCTGTAGAGCAGTGGCATAAGCTTTATCACGTCCTGAAAGAAAATGCACTCGTAGACTTGGTGAAACCCGAAAAAGGTTGGCCAGATATGGTGTTTACAGCCAACGCCGGCCTGGTTTTGGGCAAGACAGTGGTACTCAGCCGCTTTCTCCACAAAGAGCGACAAGGCGAGGAACCTTACTTTAAGGAGTGGTTCGAGTCACAGGGTTACACCGTCCATGAACTGCCCAAAGATTTGCCCTTTGAAGGTGCCGGCGACGCACTGCTAGATCGGGAAGGACGCTGGCTGTGGGCAGGATACGGCTTCCGTTCCGAACTTGACGCTCACCCGTATTTAGCAAAATGGCTGGATATTGAGGTGATTTCGTTGCAGCTTGTGGATGAGCGATTCTATCACCTGGATACCTGCTTCTGTCCCCTCAACGGCGGCTATTTGCTCTACTACCCACCGGCATTTGATTTTTACTCAAACCGCATCATTGAAATGCGCGTGCCGGCAGAAAAACGCATTGCAATTGCGGAAGCAGACGCCGTGAACTTCGCCTGCAATGCAGTCAATATTGACTCAATTGTGGTGATGAATAAGGCGAGTGAAGAACTCAAGAAACGCCTTAGCGCAGTTGGGTTTGAGGTGATTGAAACCGCGCTGACGGAGTTTCTTAAAGCTGGGGGTGCCGCTAAGTGCCTGACGCTGCGAGTGACTGAGCCGGTGCGCGAAGAAGCCAAAGCCTACGTGCCGGTGGAAAGTCGGATCATGCGGATGGAAGGACACCTGCTAGACTCCGGCTTGATCAACCGCGCCTTGGACACCATAGTAGAAGGCGGCGGCAGTTTCCAAGTCTTGAATTTTAATTTAGGAGAGCAGCGACAAAGCACGTCCTCCGCCGATGTGAAGGTATCAGCACCTTCCCATGAGGTGATGGAAGAAATCATGACGCTGCTGATCGATCTCGGTGCGGTGGCACCTCCCCAAGAGGTTTGCGATACGAATTTAGAACCCGTGATCCAAGACGGTGTTGCACCTGATGATTTTTATGTTACGACGATCTACCCCACCGAAGTGCGGGTGGACTGCCAGTGGATCAAGGTGCAAAATCAGCGCATGGATGGCGCGGTTGCGGTGACACGCACCCCTGAAGGGCCGGTCGCCAAGTGTAAACTGCTGCGGGATTTAAAAGTCGGCGAGTCCGTTATCGTCGGTGTGGACGGCATTCGCACGGTGCGGAAGACAGAATCACGGGAGCAACGCAATAGCCAGGAATTCAGCTTTATGTCTGGCAGCGTTTCCAGCGAGCGCCGTGTCGAGTTGGTGGTGGAGCAAGTCGCCTGGGAACTGCGGCAAATCCGTGATCGTGGCGGTAAAGTTGTGGTGACAGCAGGGCCGGTTGTTATCCACACCGGCGGCGGCGAACATCTGACTCATTTAATCCGCGAAGGCTATGTGCAAGGGTTATTGGGTGGCAATGCGATCGCGGTGCATGACATTGAGCAATCAATGATGGGGACATCTTTGGGTGTGGATATGAAGCGCGGGGTTGCAGTTCGTGGCGGACACCGGCACCACTTGAAGATCATTAACATGATTCGCCGGTGTGGCAGTATTGCCGCAGCAGTGGAGCAAGGCATCCTCACGAATGGTGTGATGTATGAATGTGTCAAGAACAATGTGCCGTTCTCACTGGCCGGCTCGATTCGGGATGATGGCCCATTGCCGGATACCCAGATGGATTTGATTAAAGCTCAAGAAGAGTATTCGCGTTTGATTGTTGGTGCGGATATGATTTTGATGCTGTCTTCAATGCTGCACTCAATCGGTGTGGGGAATATGACGCCGGCTGGGGTCAAAATGGTCTGTGTGGATATTAACCCGGCAGTGGTGACGAAGTTAAGTGATCGCGGTTCAGTGGAATCAATCGGCGTTGTTACCGATGTGGGATTGTTCCTCAGCTTGCTGGTGAAGCAGTTGGATCAATTGACGAGTCCTTATCCAATCTCTCAAGCGGTTTAATTAGTAGTAGGGTGCGTGAAAAACGCACCCGACCAATTAAAGCTCATCCGGGTCAATATTTAATTCTCTGAGCTTTGCTGCCAATTTTTCTGCGCGTTGTTGCGCTAATTCTTTCTGTTGTTTCTCTGACTCGGCTGATTCTTCCGGTGTCGGAACTAGCGCACCCTCTGGCGTATAAAAGCGCAACTTTCTCTGATAAATACCGAAGTATAAATTTAGCTGCTGACTCCACAGCCGGCCTTGAGAATTCGGTTCTAGTGGTTGATATTGACCATCTACTAAATGAAAGCCGGCAAATTCTAAAGTTTCGGGATCAAACCAAAAATAATCAGGGGTGCGGAACGTATCTTGGTAGATTTGTTTTTTCAGTCCCCGATCTGTGCCGGCTGTTGTCTCAGAAAGAAGTTCCACAATTAAATTAGGATATTTGCCGTCTTCTTCCCAAACCACCCAACTTTTGCGGGGTTTGCGTTCAGTTCCCAAAACCACAAAAAAATCTGGCCCCCGGAAATCCTCAGATTTGCGCTGGCGGGGACTGTAGTAGATGGTGAGATTGCCGGTGGCGAAAAAGTCATTTCTATCTCGCCATAACCAGTCCAGACATTTTATCAGCAGCATCATCTGCTGCAAATGCAGATAAGTTTCCAATTGCGGTTCGTCGCTGTATAAATCACCGGGTGGAAAGATCACATCTTGGAGAATGTTTTCTGGGGTGTCGATATCTTTAGCAAGAGACATAGCCGGCTACCCAGGAGAGAGTCTAATTATGATTAGTTTAACTTAAGGTGGAGTGGGGCAATTGCCCCAACAAAATTCACCGTGAAGATTTAACCCCTATTTTCATCTCCTGAACCAAGGATTTCTTCCAAGAAAGGAGAAAGTTCATTATTTAATTGGCCGGCTCGAACAAACTCCGCATAGGTATCAGCTTCAATCGCTAATAATTCTTCTCGCAACTGTTCAATTGCATACTCTCGCATTTGGGAGT from Microcoleus sp. FACHB-68 includes:
- the trxB gene encoding thioredoxin-disulfide reductase: MTNPTVENLVIIGSGPAGYTAAIYAGRANLKPVVFEGYQMGGIPGGQLMTTTEVENFPGFPEGITGPALMDRMKAQAQRWGAELYTEDVISVDLSQRPFTVRSEEREVKAHTIVIATGATAKRLGLPNERAFWSNGISACAICDGATPIFKGVDLAVIGAGDTAAEESIYLTKYGTHVHLLVRSDKMRASKAMQDRVLSNPKITVHWNTVAVDVLGKDGGHMNGVRLKNTETGEESDLPVKGLFYAIGHTPNTQIFKGQLELDEIGYVVTKHGSVETSVEGVYAVGDVQDHEFRQAITAAGSGCMGAMLAERWLSLHGLAQEFKQAEESGKPAEPTNEKQADTADTFDPEVTHHAGGFALRKLFHDSNRLIMVKYASPTCGPCHTLKPILHKVVDEFDGKMHYVEIDIEADPDIAQNAGVTGTPTIQFFKNKELLAEMKGVKQRSQYRQMIESHL
- a CDS encoding TIGR00300 family protein; translated protein: MNDSIRFLMCAPDHYDVDYVINPWMEGNIHKSSRDRAVEQWHKLYHVLKENALVDLVKPEKGWPDMVFTANAGLVLGKTVVLSRFLHKERQGEEPYFKEWFESQGYTVHELPKDLPFEGAGDALLDREGRWLWAGYGFRSELDAHPYLAKWLDIEVISLQLVDERFYHLDTCFCPLNGGYLLYYPPAFDFYSNRIIEMRVPAEKRIAIAEADAVNFACNAVNIDSIVVMNKASEELKKRLSAVGFEVIETALTEFLKAGGAAKCLTLRVTEPVREEAKAYVPVESRIMRMEGHLLDSGLINRALDTIVEGGGSFQVLNFNLGEQRQSTSSADVKVSAPSHEVMEEIMTLLIDLGAVAPPQEVCDTNLEPVIQDGVAPDDFYVTTIYPTEVRVDCQWIKVQNQRMDGAVAVTRTPEGPVAKCKLLRDLKVGESVIVGVDGIRTVRKTESREQRNSQEFSFMSGSVSSERRVELVVEQVAWELRQIRDRGGKVVVTAGPVVIHTGGGEHLTHLIREGYVQGLLGGNAIAVHDIEQSMMGTSLGVDMKRGVAVRGGHRHHLKIINMIRRCGSIAAAVEQGILTNGVMYECVKNNVPFSLAGSIRDDGPLPDTQMDLIKAQEEYSRLIVGADMILMLSSMLHSIGVGNMTPAGVKMVCVDINPAVVTKLSDRGSVESIGVVTDVGLFLSLLVKQLDQLTSPYPISQAV
- a CDS encoding Uma2 family endonuclease, with translation MSLAKDIDTPENILQDVIFPPGDLYSDEPQLETYLHLQQMMLLIKCLDWLWRDRNDFFATGNLTIYYSPRQRKSEDFRGPDFFVVLGTERKPRKSWVVWEEDGKYPNLIVELLSETTAGTDRGLKKQIYQDTFRTPDYFWFDPETLEFAGFHLVDGQYQPLEPNSQGRLWSQQLNLYFGIYQRKLRFYTPEGALVPTPEESAESEKQQKELAQQRAEKLAAKLRELNIDPDEL
- a CDS encoding GDSL-type esterase/lipase family protein — its product is MSKWLSFLALTLSSLLLVVSCQSQTLDIKNLNRGTGTQIIVIGDSIASGYGVPPEAAFPSVLSRQLGVPIVNQGVSGNTTAMGLNRLQTDVIAGSPWLVIVELGGNDFLQKLPKPETEKNLREIVTSVQESGAIAVLLGIELGIYVDEYKELYERVAQDTKAHLIPQVTKGILDNPRYRQDDIIHPNQAGHQLLATRIAQQLKPLLEKATWPPALLKFQDNIKKP
- a CDS encoding NIL domain-containing protein — its product is MITEIQQNSQFTLMQPAQSTAELVNGVGDNRPTQIRIRIRVSQKYYHEPVISHLISEYSLNVNVNAALLAANTPTDGWFDLELRGTNKQIQRALIYLNQLNVQIWSQSTDPEEENW
- a CDS encoding class I SAM-dependent methyltransferase, with product MQRVLEAEVMDTWEEAIEYDAMDFTGVNTAFAQNAVEIGPPAGLILDAGTGTARIPILISQMRPHWQIIGIDLSKNMLQVGSENVEKAGLQSHIQLELVDAKKLPYLDHHFDMVISNSIVHHLPDPLPFFREIKRVLKPAGAIFLRDLFRPADEKIMDTLVNRYATDCNAHQKKLFRDSLNAAFTLEEVNQIVKDAGFKDVKVYSSSNRHWTAERTVQK